The DNA window TGAGTAGGTGATTCTGCATTAAATATATTTTGTTCTTCAATATTATCTGCACTTGGTATAATAACATCAGGATATTCCCAAATCTTTAAAAACCTATTGTAGATTAAATCAAAGCGTTCATCATAATTACTAATATCCCAATTAACAATTGTTTTAAGATAATCATTCAACCAAAGACGACTAAAATTATAACCTTGTTCAGCATCTTGTCTATTCATTGATTTTTTTTCTTGAAAAGACTTATTACTTAAAGCGCCATTATTACCTGATAGGGTTAAATTTGCTATTGTATTAACGTACTTTTCTTTGAATTGAAAATAATCATCTGGTGTAATGTTCTTATTCCAATCTTCATTAGGGTTTTGAGGAAAGATGTGCTCAATCGTTATATTTTCGTTAGATGTATCTACATATTCACGATTATTAAAATTCTCTAATAACTCAAACATATAGTTTCTGTTTTTAGATTGAATATTGTATAAATCTTTATCTCTTAAAGCTGTCTTTAAATCTTCATCTGTCGGAAACTTTGCACTACCTCGTTTTTTTATTAATGCTAACGCTATGGAATCAAAATATTCTTCTGTATCTACTTCAGAATATAATGTCATAAATATTTTATTTAAAGCATTGGTAGGTAAGCCAACAACAAATCTTCGCCACGTATACGTCTGTATTAATTTTAAAACTTTAATTAATTCTTCAATTGTTATTAAACCATTTTCTGCATCTTCAAATACTTGCAGTAGAAATGGAAATGCTACATTAATTTCAAGACGAGAAATATATTCTAATTCTCTTCTTATACTATGTTCTTGAACTGTAGAGGGATTAATAAACTTCTTGTAGTGTGTAGAAAGCGATTTGATGTTTTCTAACTCTTGATGATATGCTTCATCTTTTATAGTGTATAGCTTCTTGAACTCTATATACACCTTGTTTTTATTAGGTATTTTTTTATTGCGTAATGTGAGATAATCTCTAATATAAGATGATACTAAAGATTTCTGTTTTGTTAAGTCTCTTGCATTTTCTTCAATAGGGTTCCAAATTTGTTCAAATACTTTATACTGGTTTTTTGGGTCTAAATCCATAAGAATATAATTCCTAATTAAATCGGATTGAGATAAATCTAAACCTGTTGAATTTAAACTCTCAAAAATACGTTGTGGATCATCTTTACCACGTTCTAAAGAAATTTCAACAAATATGAGGCGTTTTAAACCATTGAGTATGGTATTAAAACTATCTTTAGTTATAGCTAATTTGAAATAATTAAAATTCTCTATAACATTTGAATAATGCGCAAACTCATTTTCCGTGCTATTCATTATTGCTTTAAATGCCAATGAATTAGTGTCTGTTTGTTTTAATTTTAATTTACTTGATTCTTGCTGAACGTATTGATTGACTAAGAACTTATTATAAACCATATCTGCCTCTTGTTGCATATCGTTATCTTTTGCAAAACGATATAATGCTACATATAAGATATTAATAGTTGTAAGTCTTTGTTGACCATCTATAATAACTAATTCTTTAACTTCACTTGTGCTATATGCGCCTTCGTGTATAAAAACAATACTACCAATAAAATGTGTGCCTCTGTTTGTGGTTTCTACAACTATTATATCATTTAATAGTTCTTTACACTCATTATTAGTCCAATCGTAATTACGTTGATATACAGGTATTACAAATTGCACATCTGGTGCTTGTAAAAAATTTATAATTGGTAGTTCGTTTGCTTTCATATTTAATTTATACAATCTACGATTAAGTCTAAATAACTCTTATTATCAGGTAATTTATCTACAGCTACTTTATTTTCTCTTTCATCAGTCTCGTGCCAATTTAATCTAAAGATATTCTTATCTATCAATTTCTCTTTAATCCACTCTTTTGGTTTATTAAAACCCAATACAGAACTATCCCTTAACAATAAAAATGAGTTTAGAATAAAGGTTTTGTTATGCGTTTCTGACAACTCTTTTTCTAACCTAACCAAAGTATCATTATTTGCTTTATTTGCGATTTTTACTTTTTCATTATCTAAAAGCGTGGTTGCATCTTGTATACCCATTTGACCTTTTGGATCTATAAAATTGATATGGATAGTATCTTCCTTTATCATCCATAAAATAAAGTCTGGATAAAATACTTGTGAATCATCATTTAAGTAAATACCGATACTTTTTAAGGTTTCTACATTACGCATTAAGTAGATTTCGTAATCTTTAAAATCTTTATTGTCTTTAAAGTAATTTGCACAATCTTGAACAAATTTCTTTTCTCCTGCATTTAATTTGTCTGGTGTAATTTTTAAATCCTTTTCACCATCTACATTGTTTCTTACTTCTCGTAATAGTGGATTGTATATATGATTACCAATAGTATCTATTTTTAAGCTTTCAGCTATTGCATCAATTTCATTTTCAAAATCTGTTACCTCTTTATCAATTTCTTTTTGCTTTTTAAAGGTAGTTTTACCTCTTGATTCTTTAGTAGATTCTATTGTTTTAAGGATGTAATATTTATCAATAAAATCTCCCTTTACTTTATCTGTACTTTGATTTAAAAGCTCTTGATATTGGTAATTACTATTATTGATATACCAGTTTACTTTATTTTTCAACTTCTTTAAAAAGTCTGTTGTTACTTGAATTACTATATTTTCAATGAACTCAATATTTGTAGTATCAATAGATGATTTGTAGTTTATTTCATTAATATAATTTAGAACATCAATTATCGTTACTTGTTTGCTATTAGCATTAATGTACAAACCATTATCCTCTTGAAATTCAGAGATTATATTTTGTAATTTATTTAGGTTAATAAATACACTATAATACTTTATAAAATTTTCTAATTCTCCTTTAATATTTACACCTTCTGTATTTCTATCTGGTCTATAATCTAAATTGATTGAGAAATTATTTACTGTATCTTCTTTATTGCTTCCGTTTTGATTGAACTTTACTTTAAAACTATTATTAGCTAATAAACTTACTCTTCGCTGTGCAATATCTACTTTAGATAATTTAAAAATTGGGATACGTTTTCTAAACTCTTCAAATTTTATTTCTGTATTATCATTTAGTTTTATGATGCTTGGATTTACTTCAATCTCATATTTCTTAACAATTTCTAACTCTTTATTTACTGCACCTGTAAAGGTTTCTAAATATGATTTTTTAAGTGAAAAAACTGTTAGTGTTTCTATTTTACGAAGTTTATCTTCTTCTTTTGTATTCTTTAATTTAAAGTAATCTTCATTATGTTCTGGAAAGGTACGTTTACCATTATTTTTTAATCCTTTAATACGAACACCTCTACCAAATATTTGAATAATCTTATTTCCTTTAGAACTTCCTAAATTAATTAAACCAATTACAGATACTCTAAAACAGTTCCAACCTTCAGCAAACTTTCTACTACCAATTAATACATTTATTGGTGAGTTTTGACTGTCTATATTTTTAAATGAATAGCGTTCTATATTAGATACAATTACTTTATCTCTTGGATTTTTAATGACGTTATCATTCTCTAAATCGTTGATAAACTTTGCTCCATTACCTACATTTACAATTCCCCAATAACCACCATTACCATAAGATATTAGAATTTCATCATCAGTTTCTGGATTTCGTGTAAGCGTAAGTTTACCTGCAAACTCTTCATTAAAAAGGTACTTATATGTTGCTTTTTGTTCATCAGATAAATCAGCTAAAAAATTGACAATATTTGTAATATCTGAAACTTCTGGGTCTTCGTTTTTAGCAGACTTATCTTTGTTGTTAACCGTATTACCCATAAATGCAATTAAAGGCTTGTCTGGATGCTGTGAGGCTTTAAAAATATCCTTTTGAACGGAATAATCTATGTTGTGCCATAAGTCTATCTTTTCATTAATTACAGATAGGTTTCTATGCAAATTATCATCAAAACTTTTCTCTAAAACATCATCCCCAACTTGTTGAAAGTAATAATCTTTACCATAACCATCTTTGTAAAATAGGTTATAATTATAATCGTAAACTATTGACTTTTCGTAATCTTTTTCTAAATCGCCACTAATATTATGAAAGGTGGCTGAATATTCAAACAAGAAACTATTTTCTATGTTTAAACGCTTTCTTAACATCATAAAAGCTCCATCTGTTCCTGTAGTACCTGTTGTGCTTAACCCAATATGTGCTTCATCTACTAATATTAATCTACGGTAAGATTTGCTTTGCGGAAAATCGAAAAAGTCATTAGGCTTATTTAATAATGCTGATGTAGTATCAATTGTTAAACGAACTGTGTTACGATATTTTGTATTTAGAAACTCAATAAAAGGTGTTAAT is part of the Psychroserpens ponticola genome and encodes:
- a CDS encoding DUF4268 domain-containing protein, with the translated sequence MKANELPIINFLQAPDVQFVIPVYQRNYDWTNNECKELLNDIIVVETTNRGTHFIGSIVFIHEGAYSTSEVKELVIIDGQQRLTTINILYVALYRFAKDNDMQQEADMVYNKFLVNQYVQQESSKLKLKQTDTNSLAFKAIMNSTENEFAHYSNVIENFNYFKLAITKDSFNTILNGLKRLIFVEISLERGKDDPQRIFESLNSTGLDLSQSDLIRNYILMDLDPKNQYKVFEQIWNPIEENARDLTKQKSLVSSYIRDYLTLRNKKIPNKNKVYIEFKKLYTIKDEAYHQELENIKSLSTHYKKFINPSTVQEHSIRRELEYISRLEINVAFPFLLQVFEDAENGLITIEELIKVLKLIQTYTWRRFVVGLPTNALNKIFMTLYSEVDTEEYFDSIALALIKKRGSAKFPTDEDLKTALRDKDLYNIQSKNRNYMFELLENFNNREYVDTSNENITIEHIFPQNPNEDWNKNITPDDYFQFKEKYVNTIANLTLSGNNGALSNKSFQEKKSMNRQDAEQGYNFSRLWLNDYLKTIVNWDISNYDERFDLIYNRFLKIWEYPDVIIPSADNIEEQNIFNAESPTHKKLEYFIFENTKVDEEVISQMYVYVIQKLYEKNPQLLLEATDIFKITRNSEDFRTPQELDNGYFIESNLDSNSKFSSLKKLLNLFELEDELVIKYEDKESKDSQNRFAVRREFWKQLLPQIVNTELFGNVNPSKDHWLSSGAGISGLNYTFVITNKYARIELGITSSSKEKNKKYFKKLLSQKDSIEKAFGNALEWEELAEHKMSRIKYELTGVNLFDNADWDKMSEFLIEYLPKFESALQPAIKKLK
- a CDS encoding DEAD/DEAH box helicase family protein, coding for MELKLYNYLRKEGLTHSDVDFRETVYQDKLELYDTTLGLDVDILSSVQKHLKTYNTYLKTNQQQEVALRYYQILALYFTELYLTKKEEHDFEYKQEKEESLAYWMATGSGKTIIMHLNILQYIAHCKNFRDFEIIMTTPGVNLIDQHERELTPFIEFLNTKYRNTVRLTIDTTSALLNKPNDFFDFPQSKSYRRLILVDEAHIGLSTTGTTGTDGAFMMLRKRLNIENSFLFEYSATFHNISGDLEKDYEKSIVYDYNYNLFYKDGYGKDYYFQQVGDDVLEKSFDDNLHRNLSVINEKIDLWHNIDYSVQKDIFKASQHPDKPLIAFMGNTVNNKDKSAKNEDPEVSDITNIVNFLADLSDEQKATYKYLFNEEFAGKLTLTRNPETDDEILISYGNGGYWGIVNVGNGAKFINDLENDNVIKNPRDKVIVSNIERYSFKNIDSQNSPINVLIGSRKFAEGWNCFRVSVIGLINLGSSKGNKIIQIFGRGVRIKGLKNNGKRTFPEHNEDYFKLKNTKEEDKLRKIETLTVFSLKKSYLETFTGAVNKELEIVKKYEIEVNPSIIKLNDNTEIKFEEFRKRIPIFKLSKVDIAQRRVSLLANNSFKVKFNQNGSNKEDTVNNFSINLDYRPDRNTEGVNIKGELENFIKYYSVFINLNKLQNIISEFQEDNGLYINANSKQVTIIDVLNYINEINYKSSIDTTNIEFIENIVIQVTTDFLKKLKNKVNWYINNSNYQYQELLNQSTDKVKGDFIDKYYILKTIESTKESRGKTTFKKQKEIDKEVTDFENEIDAIAESLKIDTIGNHIYNPLLREVRNNVDGEKDLKITPDKLNAGEKKFVQDCANYFKDNKDFKDYEIYLMRNVETLKSIGIYLNDDSQVFYPDFILWMIKEDTIHINFIDPKGQMGIQDATTLLDNEKVKIANKANNDTLVRLEKELSETHNKTFILNSFLLLRDSSVLGFNKPKEWIKEKLIDKNIFRLNWHETDERENKVAVDKLPDNKSYLDLIVDCIN